A genomic segment from Asterias amurensis chromosome 6, ASM3211899v1 encodes:
- the LOC139938399 gene encoding MORN repeat-containing protein 3-like — translation MPYKKVPRQKQPLWKDWDYKAQKKGTRNTVYSVNGDEFTGEWLDNKKHGKGTQKWKKTGAIYDGDWKCGKRNGFGTLSYPSSEGGFKRVYSGGWKNDKKHGYGTNFFSADEYYEGEWYADKRSGWGRMYYGDGSIYEGEWYNDQRSGQGMLRLADENRYEGSWKVDKKNGPGKFFYLDKGQVYEGVWVDDIPKCGTVVDFGRDGAPDPTTYPIPELTLHDSSGVLQDAENMFLQDQE, via the exons ATGCCGTACAAGAAGGTCCCTCGACAGAAGCAGCCATTATGGAAAGATTGGGATTACAAAGCTCAGAAGAAGGGCACAAGAAACACTGTTTATTCAGTCAATGGTGATGAGTTTACAGGAGAATGGCTGGATAacaaaaagcacg GGAAAGGAACACAAAAGTGGAAGAAGACAGGAGCTATCTATGATGGTGATTGGAAGTGTGGAAAGAGAAATGGCTTTGGTACCCTTAGTTATCCCTCCAGTGAGGGTGGTTTTAAGAGGGTTTACTCTGGAGGCTGGAAGAACGACAAGAAACAT ggTTACGGAACAAACTTCTTTTCAGCAGATGAATACTATGAGGGTGAATGGTATGCTGATAAGCGGAGTGGATGGGGTCGTATGTACTATGGAGATGGTAGCATCTATGAAGGAGAATGGTACAATGACCAGCGTAGTGGACAAGGGATGCTTCGATTGG CCGATGAGAACAGGTACGAGGGTTCATGGAAAGTGGACAAGAAGAATGGACCTGGAAAATTCTTCTACCTGGATAAAGGACAGGTATATGAAGGGGTGTGGGTGGACGACATACCCAAATGTGGAACTGTAGTGGACTTTGGAAGAGACGGGGCGCCAGACCCAACAACATACCCCATACCTGAG TTGACGTTACACGATTCATCTGGAGTTCTTCAAGATGCTGAGAATATGTTTCTTCAAGATCAAGAATGA
- the LOC139938951 gene encoding mitochondrial ubiquitin ligase activator of NFKB 1-like: MENLEVVVLAGSSAITGIIGYYLWKEAKYLGHVKDAPRLNIDHNFKAIVDEAPNHTIPYAVVEGSVAALGTPLKSENASGLLGVIQTLICREHKTYWSGSTRLWHDTTRLIRNISHTVPFELRGNKARVKVDDPLSAVGLEIPIVYDSFEPSSTSLGEHIVSWASGEKTKGFQTMERMLSEGTVLTGVGMISTSTGTLMLGPPATSDRLYILGRTGFSGVVRDIQSKLNQLKFMLYVSGSITALLSALWAYRWYKQYCEKVAHEMQVERVLQNRAQDDNEGTNIDPEINEDNTCTICLTNRRDVVLLECGHICTCARCARLLQPPQCPICRQRVKRVVPLFNA, translated from the exons ATGGAGAATCTAGAAGTAGTAGTACTTGCAGGCAGCTCAGCCATTACTGGGATCATTGGCTACTACTTATGGAAGGAAGCAAAGTATCTCGGCCATGTCAAG gATGCACCTCGTCTGAACATAGATCATAACTTCAAAGCCATCGTGGATGAGGCCCCAAACCACACAATACCATACGCAGTCGTTGAGGGCAGTGTTGCCGCACTAGGTACGCCACTCAAGAGTGAAAACGCATCAGGTCTTCTTGGGGTGATTCAGACATTAATCTGTAGAGAACATAAAACTTACTGGAGTGGTAGCACTCGGTTGTG GCACGACACCACACGGCTCATCAGAAACATATCCCACACGGTGCCATTTGAACTACGGGGCAACAAGGCAAGGGTAAAGGTCGATGACCCCCTCTCAGCCGTCGGACTTGAAATTCCCATCGTCTACGACTCCTTTGAGCCCTCCTCTACATCTCTGGGTGAACACATTGTCAGCTGGGCCagcggggaaaaaacaaaaggctTCCAAACAATGGAGAGAATGCTCTCGGAGGGAACGGTTCTAACGGGTGTCGGAATGATCTCAACATCAACTGGTACCTTAATGCTTGGTCCCCCTGCTACCTCGGATAGACTGTACATCCTAGGAAGGACTGGCTTTAGCGGTGTTGTAAGAGACATACAGTCCAAGTTGAACCAGCTCAAGTTTATGCTGTATGTTAGCGGGTCTATCACGGCATTGCTGTCTGCCTTGTGGGCGTACAGGTGGTACAAGCAGTACTGCGAGAAGGTTGCTCACGAAATGCAAGTGGAGAGAGTGCTTCAGAACCGGGCCCAGGATGATAACGAAGGGACCAATATCGATCCAGAGATCAATGAAGACAACACGTGCACGATTTGTCTAACCAATCGGAGGGATGTGGTGCTGCTGGAATGCGGGCATATCTGCACGTGTGCGCGGTGTGCGAGATTACTGCAACCTCCACAGTGCCCAATATGTAGGCAACGTGTCAAACGTGTTGTACCACTTTTTAATGCGTAG
- the LOC139938954 gene encoding glutamyl-tRNA(Gln) amidotransferase subunit C, mitochondrial-like isoform X2, translating into MLRKILRLRSAMCNVEIRRLCSSNNRLNSKIPPKPLLTRIDPSDLPEETIVDEKTIQQLERLALVNFNNTAGIQQLSEAIRLADQIRTVDTTGVEPMDSVLEDRMLYLRDDDVTEGNCAEEVLRNAAKTCEEYFVAPPGNIPLPSKSVARFGDKLLEADREGS; encoded by the exons ATGTTGCGGAAGATACTGCGATTGCGTTCTGCAATGTGCAATGTAGAGATTCGCAGGCTTTGTTCTTCTAATAACCGTCTAAATTCCAAG ATACCTCCGAAGCCACTGCTGACAAGAATcgacccgagtgatttgccagAG GAGACAATTGTCGACGAGAAGACAATACAACAACTAGAGAGACTTGCCCTGGTGAATTTCAACAATACAGCAGGAATACAACAATTATCAGAGGCCATCAGATTAGCGGATCAAATCCGTACAGTCGACACAACTGGGGTTGAACCCATGGACTCGGTGCTGGAAGACAG AATGCTGTATTTAAGAGACGATGACGTCACAGAGGGAAACTGTGCAGAGGAAGTTCTGAGAAATGCCGCCAAGACTTGCGAGGAATACTTTGTGGCACCACCAG GGAATATCCCATTACCTTCAAAATCTGTGGCAAGATTTGGTGACAAACTCCTTGAGGCTGATCGGGAAGGATCATGA
- the LOC139938954 gene encoding glutamyl-tRNA(Gln) amidotransferase subunit C, mitochondrial-like isoform X1 has product MLRKILRLRSAMCNVEIRRLCSSNNRLNSKIPPKPLLTRIDPSDLPEETIVDEKTIQQLERLALVNFNNTAGIQQLSEAIRLADQIRTVDTTGVEPMDSVLEDRMLYLRDDDVTEGNCAEEVLRNAAKTCEEYFVAPPGRCTFLFPRSSLVLGLDLSVALVLDPPKHSHRLVQK; this is encoded by the exons ATGTTGCGGAAGATACTGCGATTGCGTTCTGCAATGTGCAATGTAGAGATTCGCAGGCTTTGTTCTTCTAATAACCGTCTAAATTCCAAG ATACCTCCGAAGCCACTGCTGACAAGAATcgacccgagtgatttgccagAG GAGACAATTGTCGACGAGAAGACAATACAACAACTAGAGAGACTTGCCCTGGTGAATTTCAACAATACAGCAGGAATACAACAATTATCAGAGGCCATCAGATTAGCGGATCAAATCCGTACAGTCGACACAACTGGGGTTGAACCCATGGACTCGGTGCTGGAAGACAG AATGCTGTATTTAAGAGACGATGACGTCACAGAGGGAAACTGTGCAGAGGAAGTTCTGAGAAATGCCGCCAAGACTTGCGAGGAATACTTTGTGGCACCACCAGGTAGGTGTACTTTTCTTTTCCCACGTTCCAGCCTGGTATTAGGCCTTGATCTCTCTGTAGCCTTGGTCTTGGACCCCCCAAAACATTCCCATCGACTTGTACAGAAATGA
- the LOC139938953 gene encoding serine/arginine-rich splicing factor 1A-like — translation MAYYGRGGGGGGGSSRGRDSGSPTDGRIYVGNLPPDIRDKDIEDIFFKYGRINKIDLKNKSVGPPFAFVEFEDKRDAEDAIYYRNGYDYDGYQLRVECPRNTGSRGGGGGYSGGGGGGGGGGGGGGGGGRRGGPPPRRSHFRCVVSGLPSTGSWQDLKDHMREAGDVCYADVHRDCTGVVEYVSEEDMRYAVKTLDDSKFRSHEGDQSYIRVKADYSRSSRSRSRSPISKRHYSPKRSPRRSHSPKRHYKRSYSRSRSRSPSRSKGHSHSRSHSR, via the exons ATGGCGTACTACGGCCGAGGTGGTGGTGGTGGCGGAGGCTCATCGCGCGGCCGTGACAGTGGGAGTCCCACAGACGGCCGAATCTACGTCGGTAATCTACCTCCTGATATCCGTGACAAAGACATCGAAGACATCTTCTTCAAGTATGGTAGAATCAACAAAATTGACTTGAAAAACAAGTCTGTTGGACCACCTTTCGCCTTTGTGGAGTTCGAGGACAAAAG GGATGCAGAAGATGCTATTTACTACAGAAATGGTTATGATTATGATGGTTATCAACTCCGTGTTGAGTGCCCTCGTAATACTGGCTCCAGGGGCGGCGGCGGCGGGTACAGTGGGGGCGGTGGTGGTGGAGGAGGAGGGGGTGGTGGTGGCGGCGGAGGTGGAAGGAGAGGCGGTCCTCCACCCAGGAGGTCTCATTTCAGGTGTGTCGTGTCAG GACTCCCCTCCACCGGTAGCTGGCAGGACCTGAAAGACCACATGCGTGAAGCCGGTGATGTTTGCTACGCTGACGTTCATCGAGATTGCACCGGTGTAGTAGAGTACGTGAGTGAGGAAGACATGCGCTATGCCGTCAAGACCTTAGATGACTCAAAGTTTCGCTCTCATGAG GGTGATCAATCGTACATCCGTGTTAAGGCCGACTACAGCCGCTCCAGTCGTTCCCGAAGTCGCTCTCCCATCAGCAAGCGACACTACAGCCCGAAGCGAAGTCCTCGACGCTCCCACAGTCCAAAGCGTCACTACAAGCGTTCATACTCTAGGTCCCGATCTCGCAGTCCCAGTCGCTCCAAGGGGCACTCCCACAGTCGCTCACACTCTCGCTAA
- the LOC139938955 gene encoding dynein light chain LC6, flagellar outer arm-like, producing the protein MSERKAVVKNADMAEDIQQDAIECATQAMEKFNVEKDIAAYIKKEFDRKYNPTWHCIVGRNFGSYVTHETKHFIYFYLGQVAVLLFKSG; encoded by the coding sequence ATGTCTGAACGCAAAGCAGTAGTCAAGAATGCCGACATGGCCGAAGATATCCAGCAAGACGCCATTGAGTGCGCAACCCAAGCCATGGAGAAGTTCAACGTGGAGAAGGACATTGCCGCCTACATCAAGAAGGAGTTTGACCGGAAGTACAACCCCACCTGGCATTGCATCGTGGGTAGAAACTTTGGCAGCTACGTCACTCACGAAACCAAGCACTTCATCTACTTCTACCTCGGCCAGGTTGCCGTGTTGTTGTTCAAGTCTGGATAG